From the Timaviella obliquedivisa GSE-PSE-MK23-08B genome, one window contains:
- a CDS encoding glycosyltransferase: protein MHPQSARVNSPEINSDRLLSVPTAALKIPRREAADGRQSSVYFSLIVPTYQEGQNIEKMVALLSDLLDEILPHDYELIVVDDNSPDRTWEIALGLTERYPQLQVMRRQTERGLATAVIRGWQAARGEVLGVIDGDLQHPPEVLAQLLGTVRQGADLAVASRTVDGGGVSNWSAKRRFLSRGAQLLGLMVLPRVIGRISDPMSGYFLVKREAIANRTLNPKGYKILIEVVGRGNIERIGEVGYVFREREEGESKVTWRQYQEYLHHLLRLRLATGRVGKIKQRINFPLGRFIRFGMVGLSGLAVDMGLLHLFYGGLGLGLTRSAILAGELAILNNFFWNDVWTFGDVSRQQRGWRQRIKRLMKFNIVCLMGLVLKILLLNVLFNGLHLNAYAANFLAIAAVTLWNFWINLKLSWRSTEVKK, encoded by the coding sequence ATGCACCCTCAATCCGCCAGAGTCAACAGCCCTGAGATCAACAGCGATCGCCTCCTGTCCGTGCCAACAGCAGCCCTAAAAATTCCTAGACGGGAAGCTGCGGATGGCAGGCAAAGCTCAGTCTATTTTTCTCTAATTGTGCCAACCTACCAAGAAGGTCAGAATATTGAGAAAATGGTGGCGCTTCTCAGCGATCTGCTAGACGAAATTTTGCCCCATGACTACGAACTGATTGTGGTTGATGACAACAGCCCCGATCGCACCTGGGAAATTGCTCTGGGCTTGACTGAGCGCTATCCCCAACTTCAGGTGATGCGGCGACAGACGGAGCGTGGGTTAGCCACTGCTGTGATTCGGGGATGGCAAGCGGCACGGGGTGAAGTTTTGGGCGTTATTGATGGAGACTTGCAGCACCCTCCCGAAGTGTTAGCGCAGCTATTGGGCACCGTTCGCCAGGGAGCAGATTTGGCAGTGGCAAGTCGCACCGTGGATGGCGGCGGCGTGAGTAATTGGAGTGCAAAGCGGCGGTTTTTATCGAGGGGGGCACAACTGCTGGGGTTGATGGTGCTGCCGAGGGTCATTGGGCGGATTTCTGACCCCATGAGTGGCTACTTCTTGGTGAAGCGTGAAGCGATCGCTAATCGGACGCTTAATCCTAAGGGTTACAAGATTTTGATTGAGGTCGTTGGGCGCGGCAATATTGAGCGCATTGGCGAAGTCGGGTATGTCTTTCGAGAGCGGGAAGAGGGTGAAAGCAAAGTTACCTGGCGGCAGTATCAAGAATATCTCCATCATCTACTGCGCCTCCGTTTAGCCACTGGACGAGTCGGCAAAATTAAACAGCGAATCAATTTCCCCTTAGGGCGCTTTATTCGCTTCGGGATGGTGGGGCTGAGTGGATTAGCAGTAGATATGGGACTGCTTCACCTGTTTTATGGAGGGTTAGGGCTAGGATTAACCCGCAGCGCTATCTTGGCGGGTGAACTTGCGATTCTCAACAACTTTTTTTGGAACGATGTTTGGACATTTGGCGACGTTTCCCGCCAGCAGCGAGGTTGGCGGCAGCGAATCAAACGATTAATGAAATTCAACATCGTTTGTTTAATGGGATTGGTCTTAAAGATACTTCTATTGAATGTCTTGTTTAATGGATTGCATCTAAATGCCTATGCTGCAAATTTCCTGGCGATCGCAGCGGTTACACTTTGGAATTTCTGGATCAACCTCAAGCTGAGTTGGCGCAGCACAGAAGTTAAAAAGTAG